One segment of Pleomorphomonas sp. PLEO DNA contains the following:
- a CDS encoding DUF1488 domain-containing protein, producing the protein MALAFPNPSRNYDEARHGVRFSGHDGMFEISFLVEAAVLSKHQPQQTPLSEQQYLSVFDAMRSSIQEAASEMYSSHRRPTNTLTITNFR; encoded by the coding sequence ATGGCACTGGCCTTTCCCAATCCGAGCCGCAATTACGACGAGGCGCGCCACGGCGTGCGCTTTTCCGGTCATGACGGCATGTTCGAAATATCGTTTCTCGTCGAAGCAGCGGTACTTTCGAAACACCAGCCACAGCAAACGCCCCTGTCGGAGCAGCAGTATCTTTCAGTTTTCGACGCAATGCGTTCTTCCATTCAGGAGGCGGCAAGCGAAATGTATTCCAGCCACCGCCGCCCGACCAACACCCTCACAATCACTAATTTCCGATAG
- a CDS encoding transglutaminase family protein, translating to MLIRYGYEITLTCPQPTALVCLLSLHEDRAADVRVPETTFTNPDVPVSTYLDLFGNRCRRLVAPAGDFMIWGDATIEDDGALDALVPEARETPVQDLPDECLGYLMGSRYCETDRLSQIAWDLFGKLPPGWSRVQGVCDFVNAHIRFDYMQARATRTAFEAFHERVGVCRDFAHLAVAFCRCLNIPARYVNGHLGDIGVPVVDPMDFSAWIEVFLDGAWYTFDPRNNKRRIGRIVIARGRDAADVPLINSFGPHVLKSFRVWTYEVPAPL from the coding sequence ATGCTGATTCGATACGGTTACGAGATCACCCTCACCTGCCCACAACCAACCGCGCTGGTCTGCCTGCTGTCGCTCCATGAGGATCGCGCTGCCGACGTCAGGGTACCTGAAACGACCTTCACCAACCCGGACGTGCCTGTGTCGACCTATCTCGACCTTTTCGGCAATCGCTGCCGAAGACTTGTCGCACCAGCTGGTGATTTCATGATCTGGGGCGACGCGACTATCGAAGATGACGGCGCCTTGGATGCACTCGTTCCAGAGGCCCGGGAAACGCCGGTGCAGGATCTGCCCGACGAATGCCTGGGCTACCTGATGGGCAGCCGCTATTGCGAAACGGATCGTCTCAGCCAGATCGCCTGGGATCTATTCGGAAAGCTTCCGCCTGGCTGGAGCCGTGTGCAAGGGGTTTGCGACTTCGTGAATGCCCACATCCGTTTCGACTATATGCAGGCTCGGGCCACCCGCACTGCGTTTGAAGCTTTTCACGAACGCGTCGGGGTCTGCCGCGACTTCGCACATCTGGCGGTAGCTTTCTGCCGGTGCCTCAATATTCCCGCACGCTATGTGAACGGCCATCTGGGTGACATTGGGGTTCCTGTTGTCGATCCCATGGATTTCAGCGCCTGGATCGAGGTTTTCCTGGATGGGGCCTGGTATACGTTCGACCCGCGCAACAATAAGAGGCGGATTGGCAGGATTGTCATCGCGCGTGGGCGGGACGCCGCCGATGTTCCTCTCATCAACTCATTCGGCCCGCACGTTCTGAAATCCTTCCGCGTATGGACCTACGAGGTGCCCGCGCCGCTGTAG
- a CDS encoding replicative DNA helicase has translation MSTIRRVEDQATALTRSAPHNVEAERQLLGAMLMNNETFFRVSDFLEPPHFYIEQHKAIYEKIGQLIRGGKVASPITLKTFYPADYQIAEMPVTQYLLRLASEATTIINAEDYGRVIHDLAVRRDLIRIGEDMVNIAFDAPIDMPPRAQIEDAERRLFGIAESGRYEGGFHTFSDALREAIDMAAAAYQRDGHLSGIATGLNDLDRTMGGLQRSDLIILAARPAMGKTSLVTNIAFNVANAYEAAEQPDGSLKTVNGGIVGFFSLEMSSEQLATRILAEQSEVSSSDIRRGNIDENQFAKLAAVAQRMQTLPLYIDHTGGISIAQLAARARRLKRQRGLDVVIVDYLQLLSGSSKSAQGGRVQEITEITTGLKALAKELAVPIIALSQLSRQVESRDDKRPQLSDLRESGSIEQDADVVMFIYRDEYYMQSRMPKEGTEDFFKWQTEMDRVTGKAEVIIGKQRHGPTGTVQLAFDASVTRFSDLAKDDYLPERFE, from the coding sequence ATGTCCACCATCCGCCGCGTCGAAGATCAGGCTACCGCGCTTACCCGTAGCGCACCGCATAATGTTGAGGCGGAACGGCAGCTGCTCGGCGCCATGCTGATGAACAACGAGACGTTCTTCCGCGTCTCCGACTTCCTCGAGCCGCCGCACTTCTACATCGAGCAGCACAAGGCGATCTACGAGAAGATCGGCCAGCTCATCCGCGGCGGCAAGGTCGCTTCGCCGATCACGCTGAAGACCTTCTACCCGGCCGACTATCAGATCGCCGAGATGCCGGTGACGCAGTATCTGCTGCGCCTCGCTTCAGAAGCGACCACCATCATCAACGCTGAAGACTATGGCCGCGTCATCCACGATCTTGCCGTCCGCCGCGACCTGATTCGCATCGGCGAGGACATGGTCAACATTGCCTTTGACGCACCGATCGACATGCCGCCGCGTGCCCAGATCGAGGATGCCGAGCGGCGGCTGTTCGGCATCGCCGAGAGCGGACGCTACGAGGGTGGTTTTCACACTTTCTCGGACGCGCTGCGCGAAGCGATTGACATGGCCGCCGCCGCGTACCAGCGCGACGGTCACCTGTCCGGCATAGCCACCGGCCTCAATGACCTAGATCGGACCATGGGCGGTCTGCAGCGGTCCGACTTGATCATCCTCGCCGCTCGTCCGGCCATGGGCAAGACATCGCTGGTCACCAACATCGCCTTCAACGTTGCCAACGCTTACGAAGCGGCTGAGCAGCCGGATGGCTCACTGAAAACAGTGAATGGCGGCATCGTCGGCTTCTTCAGTCTGGAAATGTCATCCGAGCAGCTGGCAACGCGTATTCTCGCCGAGCAGTCGGAGGTGTCGTCCTCCGATATCCGCCGTGGCAACATTGATGAAAACCAGTTTGCCAAGCTCGCCGCCGTCGCCCAGCGTATGCAGACGCTGCCACTCTACATCGACCACACCGGTGGCATTTCCATCGCCCAGCTCGCTGCCCGCGCTCGCCGTCTGAAGCGCCAGCGCGGGCTCGACGTGGTCATCGTCGACTATCTTCAACTGTTGTCGGGTTCGTCAAAGTCCGCGCAGGGCGGCCGCGTGCAGGAAATCACCGAGATCACCACCGGTCTCAAGGCGCTGGCCAAGGAATTGGCCGTCCCGATCATCGCCCTCTCCCAGCTGTCTCGTCAGGTCGAAAGCCGTGACGACAAGCGGCCGCAGCTCTCCGACCTGCGCGAATCCGGCTCGATCGAGCAGGACGCCGACGTTGTGATGTTCATCTACCGCGACGAATATTACATGCAGTCGCGCATGCCCAAGGAAGGCACCGAGGACTTCTTCAAGTGGCAGACCGAGATGGACCGCGTCACCGGCAAGGCTGAGGTGATTATCGGCAAGCAGCGCCATGGCCCTACCGGTACCGTGCAGCTCGCCTTCGACGCTTCGGTCACCCGCTTCTCGGACCTCGCCAAGGACGATTATCTGCCCGAGCGCTTCGAATAA
- the rplI gene encoding 50S ribosomal protein L9: MKVILLERIGKHGTLGETIRVRDGFARNFLLPQGKALRATKENQARFDRERAALEVRNAERKSSAEEIKVGLDQRSFIVVRQAAETGQLYGSVAARDIVDILAAAGETVTRAQVDINAPIKNLGVHTVEIILHADVRATITLNIARSEEEALRQAKGEDVTANAREDTFVREVSSVLEDEGMDREEL; encoded by the coding sequence ATGAAGGTCATCCTTCTCGAGCGCATCGGCAAGCACGGCACCCTCGGCGAGACCATCAGGGTCCGCGACGGATTCGCCCGTAACTTCCTGCTGCCGCAGGGCAAGGCGCTGCGCGCTACCAAGGAGAACCAGGCCCGCTTCGACCGCGAGCGCGCCGCCCTCGAGGTCCGTAACGCCGAGCGTAAGTCGTCGGCCGAGGAGATCAAGGTCGGCCTCGACCAGCGCTCCTTCATCGTGGTCCGTCAGGCGGCCGAGACCGGCCAGCTCTACGGCTCCGTCGCCGCCCGCGACATCGTCGACATCCTGGCCGCTGCTGGTGAAACCGTCACCCGCGCCCAGGTGGACATCAACGCGCCGATCAAGAACCTCGGCGTCCACACCGTCGAGATCATCCTGCACGCCGACGTACGCGCCACCATCACCCTCAATATTGCCCGCTCTGAGGAAGAGGCCCTGCGCCAGGCCAAGGGCGAGGACGTCACCGCCAACGCCCGCGAGGATACCTTCGTTCGCGAAGTCAGCTCGGTGCTTGAGGACGAGGGCATGGACCGCGAGGAGCTCTGA
- a CDS encoding lytic transglycosylase domain-containing protein: MLKTPSLVAALIIALPAMLSEPSPVLAAPADITGALPSLSQSSVEGLRSALDALDSKNLTGALALAAGLPELDRDIVTWMAIRRGTEGLTPATITDFARRRPDWPSVELMRRRAEQALTDMNLTPADEVAAYAGSAPISDKGTKSLARALITLGRTSNASVLLGAWWAREALSPADDKAVIAEFGKVLTRAQHKARYDMLMYADRVTQAAALTPYLPDGYAALATARTAVLRGSSDAGRKLDAVPKTVRKDPLYAFTLAEWHRRADRPEEAAKAILSVDAKATLAHGDEWWVERRIVSRDLVEKNSPRLAYKVVASQAGGSEMTLQEAHFHAGWYALRFLKDPQSALRHFGELEKISQKPISRARANYWIARAEEAAGRAANARTRYDRAADDEFTFYGQLSRVKLGLPTLGLPPAPKPTDADRAAFARTDLARVLVQLLRTGRESDANLLYLELAKTLPTGGQVALLASFAESQGDHRLALQIGKLAADRGLGAERLAFPLDAIPESARHQKLVETAMVYGIARQESAFDPGARSAAGALGLLQLIPTTAANTAKAIGVKFSKDRLTSDPGYNATLGAAHLRELLDEFGGSYVLTFAAYNAGKSRVREWVQRFGDPRNPGVDPVDWIESIPYGETRNYVQRVLENIQVYRERLDGSRLAIVEDLRRGK, encoded by the coding sequence ATGCTCAAGACGCCTTCGCTCGTTGCCGCGCTGATCATTGCCTTGCCGGCCATGTTGTCGGAGCCGTCGCCTGTCCTTGCTGCTCCCGCAGATATCACCGGCGCACTGCCGAGCCTATCGCAAAGCAGCGTCGAAGGGTTGCGCTCGGCCCTCGACGCCCTCGATTCCAAAAACCTTACCGGTGCTTTGGCCTTGGCCGCCGGTCTGCCGGAACTCGATCGAGACATCGTCACCTGGATGGCCATCCGGCGTGGCACCGAAGGGCTAACGCCGGCTACCATCACCGATTTCGCCCGCCGACGGCCCGACTGGCCTTCTGTGGAGTTGATGCGTCGGCGCGCCGAGCAAGCCCTCACGGATATGAACCTGACCCCGGCCGACGAGGTCGCGGCCTATGCCGGTTCCGCGCCAATCTCCGACAAGGGAACGAAGTCGCTCGCCCGCGCGCTGATCACCCTCGGTCGTACCTCCAACGCCTCGGTGCTGCTTGGCGCCTGGTGGGCGCGCGAGGCACTGTCGCCGGCCGACGACAAGGCGGTGATCGCGGAGTTCGGCAAGGTGCTGACCCGCGCCCAGCATAAGGCGCGCTACGACATGCTGATGTATGCCGATCGCGTCACCCAGGCAGCGGCACTCACACCGTACCTGCCGGACGGTTATGCCGCTCTTGCCACGGCTCGCACTGCCGTGCTGCGCGGATCCTCCGACGCCGGCCGCAAGCTTGACGCCGTACCGAAAACGGTGCGCAAGGATCCGCTCTACGCCTTCACTCTGGCCGAGTGGCACCGCCGCGCCGATCGTCCGGAGGAAGCGGCCAAAGCCATTCTATCCGTCGATGCCAAAGCGACCCTCGCTCATGGTGACGAGTGGTGGGTGGAGCGGCGCATCGTTTCGCGCGACCTCGTGGAAAAAAACAGCCCTCGTCTTGCCTATAAAGTCGTGGCCAGTCAGGCCGGTGGCAGCGAGATGACGCTTCAGGAAGCTCATTTTCACGCCGGCTGGTACGCGCTACGCTTTCTGAAGGACCCGCAATCGGCGTTGCGGCATTTCGGCGAACTCGAGAAGATTTCGCAAAAGCCGATTTCGCGGGCTCGCGCCAACTATTGGATCGCCCGTGCCGAAGAAGCGGCGGGTCGCGCAGCCAACGCTCGTACCCGGTACGACCGCGCCGCCGACGATGAGTTTACTTTCTATGGCCAGCTCTCTCGCGTGAAGCTCGGCCTGCCGACCCTCGGATTGCCGCCGGCACCGAAGCCCACTGACGCCGATCGGGCGGCCTTTGCGCGCACCGACCTTGCCCGTGTGCTGGTGCAGTTGCTCAGGACCGGTCGGGAAAGTGACGCCAACCTGCTCTATCTGGAACTGGCGAAGACACTCCCCACCGGGGGGCAGGTGGCATTGCTTGCCAGCTTTGCCGAAAGCCAGGGCGACCATCGCCTGGCCCTGCAAATCGGCAAGCTCGCCGCCGACCGGGGGCTCGGCGCCGAACGCCTCGCCTTTCCGCTTGATGCCATTCCTGAAAGTGCCCGCCACCAGAAGCTGGTGGAAACGGCTATGGTCTACGGCATTGCCCGCCAGGAGAGCGCTTTCGACCCAGGCGCCCGCTCGGCGGCTGGCGCGCTCGGCCTTCTCCAGCTGATACCGACAACGGCTGCCAATACGGCAAAGGCGATCGGCGTCAAGTTCTCCAAGGATCGCCTCACCAGCGATCCCGGCTACAACGCCACGCTGGGCGCCGCCCATCTGCGCGAGCTGTTGGACGAGTTCGGCGGTTCTTATGTCCTGACCTTCGCCGCCTACAATGCGGGCAAGAGCCGCGTCAGGGAATGGGTGCAACGCTTCGGCGACCCACGCAACCCCGGCGTCGATCCGGTCGACTGGATTGAAAGCATCCCCTATGGCGAGACGCGAAATTATGTGCAGCGGGTGTTGGAGAACATCCAAGTCTACCGCGAGCGTCTCGACGGTTCCCGCCTTGCCATTGTAGAGGATCTGCGACGCGGCAAATAA
- the smpB gene encoding SsrA-binding protein SmpB, which translates to MAQKKKADPNKKIVADNRAARYHYALGEKLEAGIMLVGTEVKSLRAGRINLGEAYVGVAGSDVYLYNAHIPEYLQGNRFNHELRRPRKLLLHRKQIDRMITSIQRQGMTIVPLRLYFNERGMAKCEISVAEGKKLHDKRQATKERDWNREKARLLRSRD; encoded by the coding sequence ATGGCGCAGAAGAAAAAAGCGGATCCAAACAAGAAGATCGTCGCCGACAACCGGGCGGCTCGCTATCACTATGCCCTCGGCGAGAAGCTCGAGGCAGGTATTATGTTGGTCGGCACGGAGGTGAAGAGCCTGCGTGCCGGCCGCATCAACCTCGGTGAGGCCTATGTTGGGGTCGCCGGTAGCGATGTCTACCTCTACAACGCCCACATCCCTGAATATCTTCAGGGCAACCGTTTCAATCACGAGCTGAGGCGGCCGCGCAAACTTCTGCTGCATCGCAAACAGATCGACCGGATGATCACCTCGATCCAGCGTCAGGGCATGACCATCGTGCCGCTCCGCCTCTATTTCAACGAGCGCGGCATGGCCAAGTGCGAGATCTCGGTGGCCGAAGGCAAGAAGCTGCACGACAAGCGGCAGGCGACCAAGGAACGCGACTGGAACCGCGAAAAGGCAAGGCTGCTTCGCTCGCGCGACTGA
- a CDS encoding GlxA family transcriptional regulator, with amino-acid sequence MVFSPFSLARLCPSEQCEKMTVIPPFQPMTKNIAIFLYEDFQLLDASGPIAAFEIAGRVRPNFYRLTIMSIQGGLVRSSSGASIDSVAADTVAPVDTLIVSGGNGSRTAMQCQDQISYLRGCVAEVRRLCSVCSGAFLLAAAGLLDGKRVTTHWGRAEQLQQLFPKVRVEIDRIHIRDGNIWTSAGISAGIDLALALIADDLGDKVARRVAQEMVVYYRRPGGQSQFSALADSGGDATIFSPLFDWMRANLAERLTVERLAERMAMSPRNFSRSFRKVSGISPAKAVERIRLEAARERVESSREPIEQIARATGFRDPERMRRAFLRSFGQPPQAIRRAVA; translated from the coding sequence ATGGTTTTCTCTCCCTTTTCGCTTGCCCGATTATGCCCAAGCGAGCAGTGTGAAAAAATGACGGTGATCCCTCCTTTCCAGCCAATGACCAAAAACATCGCCATCTTTCTTTACGAAGACTTCCAGCTCCTCGATGCGTCCGGACCCATCGCGGCATTCGAGATTGCCGGCCGCGTAAGGCCGAACTTCTACCGGCTGACAATCATGTCGATTCAAGGTGGGCTAGTCAGGAGTTCATCCGGAGCCTCGATCGACAGCGTCGCAGCCGACACCGTAGCGCCTGTCGACACACTGATCGTGTCGGGTGGCAACGGCAGCCGCACCGCCATGCAGTGTCAGGACCAGATTTCCTATTTGCGCGGTTGTGTAGCCGAGGTCAGGCGGTTGTGCAGCGTTTGTTCGGGCGCATTTCTGTTGGCGGCGGCAGGGTTGCTCGATGGCAAGCGGGTAACAACCCATTGGGGCCGGGCAGAGCAGCTGCAACAGCTATTTCCAAAGGTTCGGGTTGAGATCGACCGCATCCACATCCGCGACGGCAATATCTGGACTTCGGCGGGAATCAGCGCGGGAATCGACCTTGCCCTCGCGTTGATCGCAGACGATCTCGGTGACAAAGTCGCCCGGCGAGTGGCGCAGGAAATGGTGGTCTATTATCGCCGACCGGGTGGTCAGTCGCAATTTTCCGCGCTGGCCGACTCGGGTGGTGATGCCACGATCTTTTCTCCGCTGTTCGACTGGATGCGTGCCAATCTGGCGGAGCGACTGACCGTCGAGCGACTTGCGGAACGTATGGCCATGAGTCCGCGCAACTTCTCCCGTAGTTTTCGGAAGGTAAGCGGGATCAGTCCCGCCAAGGCGGTTGAACGTATCAGATTGGAAGCCGCGCGTGAGCGGGTTGAAAGCTCTCGCGAACCCATCGAACAAATTGCCAGGGCGACTGGATTTCGCGATCCGGAGCGAATGCGTCGAGCGTTTTTGCGAAGTTTCGGGCAACCACCGCAAGCGATAAGGCGAGCTGTTGCCTAA
- the dapA gene encoding 4-hydroxy-tetrahydrodipicolinate synthase yields MFKGSITALVTPFRDGAIDWNAFEAFVDWQVTEGSHGLVPVGTTGESPTLSHDEHKRVVEACIKVAAGRVPVIAGAGSNNTAEAIDLAQFAEKAGANALLVVTPYYNKPNQEGLYRHFKAINDAVGLPIFIYNIPGRSVIDMSVETMARLNELQNIVGVKDATAKVERVSAQRHAMGPGFIQLSGEDGTALAFMAHGGHGCISVTANVAPRLCAEFQTACLAGDFAKALSIQDKLYPLHHALFIEPNPQGAKYALSLIGKMQNELRLPLVPVAPSTETALRKALEHAGLLS; encoded by the coding sequence ATGTTCAAGGGATCGATCACTGCGCTCGTCACGCCCTTCCGCGACGGCGCCATCGACTGGAACGCCTTCGAGGCGTTCGTCGATTGGCAGGTCACGGAAGGCAGCCACGGCCTGGTTCCGGTTGGAACCACGGGTGAAAGCCCGACGCTCAGCCATGACGAGCACAAACGGGTGGTCGAGGCCTGCATAAAGGTTGCGGCTGGTCGTGTGCCGGTGATTGCCGGCGCGGGCTCGAACAACACGGCCGAAGCCATCGACCTCGCCCAGTTCGCCGAGAAGGCGGGGGCGAACGCGCTTCTCGTCGTCACGCCTTACTATAACAAGCCGAACCAGGAAGGCCTTTACCGGCACTTCAAGGCGATCAATGACGCGGTCGGCCTGCCTATCTTCATTTATAACATCCCTGGCCGGTCGGTGATCGACATGTCTGTGGAGACGATGGCCCGGCTCAACGAGCTCCAGAACATCGTCGGCGTCAAAGACGCCACGGCCAAGGTCGAGCGTGTCTCCGCTCAGCGCCATGCGATGGGCCCTGGCTTCATCCAGCTTTCGGGCGAGGATGGAACGGCGTTGGCCTTCATGGCCCACGGTGGCCACGGCTGCATCTCGGTGACGGCCAACGTCGCGCCGCGCCTTTGCGCCGAGTTCCAGACCGCTTGCCTTGCGGGGGATTTTGCGAAAGCACTATCCATTCAGGACAAGCTCTACCCGCTTCATCATGCTCTGTTCATCGAGCCTAACCCGCAGGGCGCCAAATATGCCCTGTCTCTGATCGGCAAGATGCAAAACGAGTTGCGTCTGCCGCTGGTGCCGGTGGCGCCGTCGACGGAAACGGCGCTGCGTAAAGCGCTCGAACACGCCGGCCTTTTGAGCTGA
- the rpsF gene encoding 30S ribosomal protein S6, whose protein sequence is MALYEHVFLVRQDVSAQQVETIADQYKAVIESNGGAVKKVENWGLRALAYRVKKNRKAHYVLFNLDAPHAAVAEMERQQSLSEDILRIMTIRVDELEEGPSAMLQKRDRDDRDGAPAGRGDRGGFRGGDRGGPRRDRAPRRDEAGDME, encoded by the coding sequence ATGGCGCTCTACGAGCACGTGTTCCTGGTCCGCCAGGACGTCTCCGCCCAGCAGGTGGAAACGATCGCTGACCAGTACAAGGCCGTCATTGAAAGCAATGGCGGCGCTGTGAAGAAGGTAGAGAACTGGGGCCTGCGCGCCCTTGCCTACCGCGTCAAGAAGAACCGCAAGGCTCACTACGTCCTGTTCAACCTCGACGCGCCGCATGCCGCCGTCGCCGAAATGGAACGTCAGCAGAGCCTCAGCGAAGACATTCTCCGCATCATGACCATTCGCGTCGATGAGCTTGAGGAAGGCCCGTCGGCCATGCTTCAGAAGCGCGATCGTGACGATCGTGATGGCGCTCCGGCCGGCCGTGGCGATCGTGGCGGTTTCCGCGGTGGCGATCGTGGTGGCCCGCGTCGTGACCGCGCGCCCCGTCGTGACGAAGCTGGGGATATGGAATAA
- a CDS encoding DJ-1/PfpI family protein, which translates to MTEQPFRIVFAIYPGMTQLDFTGPYQFFSRMPKSEVTVASAAGGDVPSEGLTFAGTQRLANISACDLICVPGGANATTVALDTAFIGDVRRLALEARYVTSVCTGSLILGAAGLLKGRRAACHWAWRYLLPLYGAIVDEGRVVRDGNVITGGGVTAGIDFALTVLAEIAGEAAAQTIQLGLEYAPAPPFSAGSPDSAPTTILAAYREKMAGMLSIREAEARTAAERLANWTEVRR; encoded by the coding sequence ATGACCGAGCAGCCATTCCGCATCGTCTTTGCCATCTATCCAGGCATGACCCAGCTCGATTTCACTGGGCCGTACCAGTTCTTCTCACGCATGCCAAAAAGCGAGGTGACCGTTGCCAGTGCCGCGGGGGGAGATGTGCCGAGCGAGGGGCTGACGTTTGCCGGAACCCAGCGGCTGGCAAATATCTCGGCCTGCGATCTGATCTGTGTGCCAGGAGGCGCAAATGCGACCACCGTCGCGCTGGACACGGCTTTCATCGGAGACGTAAGGCGCTTGGCGCTGGAGGCGCGTTACGTCACCTCAGTATGTACAGGCTCGCTCATCCTGGGTGCGGCGGGCCTATTGAAAGGGCGCCGCGCAGCCTGTCACTGGGCGTGGCGCTACTTGCTACCGTTATACGGTGCGATCGTCGACGAAGGGCGGGTCGTGCGCGACGGAAATGTCATCACCGGAGGAGGGGTGACGGCCGGCATTGATTTTGCCCTTACCGTGCTGGCCGAAATTGCGGGTGAGGCAGCAGCCCAGACCATCCAGCTTGGACTGGAGTATGCCCCCGCGCCGCCTTTCAGCGCAGGGTCACCAGATAGCGCGCCAACAACGATCCTGGCCGCATATCGGGAGAAAATGGCTGGGATGCTGTCAATTAGGGAAGCGGAAGCCCGCACAGCTGCCGAACGGCTCGCCAATTGGACGGAAGTGAGACGATAA
- the rpsR gene encoding 30S ribosomal protein S18 translates to MEITSLPAARRPFFRRRKTCPFSGANAPKIDYKDVRLLQRYISERGKIVPSRITAVSAKKQRELAQAIKRARILGLLPFIIK, encoded by the coding sequence ATGGAAATCACCTCTCTCCCCGCCGCCCGCCGTCCGTTCTTCCGTCGCCGGAAGACCTGCCCGTTCTCCGGCGCCAACGCCCCGAAGATCGACTACAAGGACGTGCGTCTGCTGCAGCGCTACATCTCCGAGCGCGGCAAGATCGTTCCCTCCCGCATCACTGCGGTGTCGGCCAAGAAGCAGCGCGAGCTCGCCCAGGCGATCAAGCGCGCCCGCATCCTCGGCCTGCTGCCGTTCATCATCAAGTGA
- the nhaA gene encoding Na+/H+ antiporter NhaA: MIESLSRLPKVPADRLARPFMRFLRIEAMAGAVLLLSTLLALALANSPWSVPFLALWDTHVGILLGSIEISRSLKHWINDGLMTLFFFVIALELKRELVLGELRDLRVAALPVAAAIGGMIAPVSVFLLVVDGGPGKSGWGTVMSTDTAFVIGCLAVLGSRIPQNLRLFLLSLAIFDDVGAILVVAVGYGGHPNWLALGAAGLGLMTVATIARLGVRGLPVYFALGGGIWLALDVSGIHATLTGVILGLMTPARSWVSDRRLHAILSRVIAYPPGNHWSGDRTARRDLHRAGIATREALSPIERLEIALHPWVAFAILPLFALANAGVPVRGTEFDPRLTTAIFAAFVIGKPVGVILFSYVAVKSRLGIRPSELSWGLLAAGGLLTGIGFTMALFIADLAFEAALLNSVKLGVLGASVISAAMGLVLLTWLTSAGRSAART; encoded by the coding sequence ATGATCGAGAGCCTATCCAGACTCCCGAAAGTGCCTGCTGATCGACTGGCCAGGCCCTTTATGCGCTTCCTGCGCATCGAGGCCATGGCCGGCGCCGTCCTGTTGCTAAGCACTCTTTTGGCGCTGGCGCTTGCCAACTCTCCATGGTCGGTTCCGTTTCTCGCCCTCTGGGATACGCATGTCGGTATCCTGCTTGGCAGCATTGAAATCTCCCGGTCGCTGAAACACTGGATCAACGATGGGCTGATGACTCTGTTTTTCTTCGTCATCGCGCTGGAACTGAAACGGGAGCTGGTGCTCGGCGAGTTGCGTGATCTGCGGGTCGCGGCCCTACCCGTTGCCGCGGCGATCGGAGGGATGATCGCTCCGGTCAGCGTGTTTCTTCTGGTCGTCGATGGCGGACCGGGCAAAAGCGGCTGGGGCACCGTGATGTCGACAGACACTGCCTTCGTCATCGGTTGCCTTGCCGTTCTCGGGTCGCGCATTCCTCAAAATTTGCGATTGTTCCTGCTTTCATTGGCTATTTTCGATGACGTCGGTGCCATCCTCGTTGTGGCTGTCGGCTATGGCGGCCATCCGAACTGGCTGGCTCTTGGCGCCGCTGGACTGGGACTGATGACCGTGGCCACCATCGCGCGCCTCGGCGTTCGTGGTCTTCCTGTCTATTTCGCCCTAGGGGGTGGAATTTGGCTGGCTCTCGATGTCTCGGGCATCCACGCCACTTTGACCGGTGTCATCCTCGGGTTGATGACGCCGGCGCGAAGCTGGGTGAGCGACAGGCGGTTGCACGCCATCCTCAGTCGGGTCATCGCCTACCCGCCCGGTAACCACTGGAGCGGAGACAGAACCGCTCGCCGTGATCTGCATCGAGCCGGTATCGCAACGCGCGAAGCGCTGTCCCCCATCGAGCGCCTTGAAATAGCTCTCCATCCTTGGGTGGCGTTTGCAATCCTACCTCTGTTTGCCCTGGCCAATGCCGGAGTTCCTGTAAGGGGCACGGAGTTCGACCCGAGACTCACGACAGCAATCTTCGCCGCTTTCGTCATCGGCAAGCCGGTCGGCGTGATTTTGTTCAGCTACGTAGCCGTGAAATCGCGGCTGGGTATTCGTCCGAGCGAACTGTCCTGGGGGCTGTTGGCCGCGGGAGGATTGCTGACCGGCATTGGCTTCACGATGGCGCTATTCATTGCTGATCTTGCCTTCGAAGCAGCGCTTCTAAACTCGGTCAAGCTTGGTGTTCTCGGCGCGTCCGTCATCTCGGCAGCCATGGGGTTGGTTTTACTGACTTGGCTCACGTCAGCCGGACGAAGCGCCGCGCGGACATGA